GTTGGACTCCACAGTGAGACCATGAAGGAAGCGGACAAACAGGTCCAGGTGGCCATTTTTACTGCTGAGGGATTTCTCCATGACTTTCTTCATGAACTCATCTAgagatgtttctctgtatttttctcccagaaacgtcttgatcacctctgacttcctgctggtgaaacagtggagcatgtagactgcagccagaaactcctggatgctcagatgaacaaagGAGTAGACGGAGATGTCGCacgtccctctctctcttttaaacatttcagtgaacactcctgagaacAACGCAGCATCTTTGATGTTGATGCCGCACTTTTTGAGCTCTTcgtcatagaagatcaggtttccctccagcagctgctcaaaagccagttttcctagagactcaatcagcttcttgttctctggactccagattgatcttgtcttttttcctccatcatacttTTCCTTCTTGATTGCGAAGTTAACCTCCAGGAATGctatgtacatctcagtcagagTCTTTGGCAgttttcctccctctctggtcatcatcacatcctccagaactttagcagtgatccagcagaaaactgggatgtgacacatgatgtggagactttttgatttctggatgtgggagatgatcctgctggccttctcttcatcatctctgaatctcttcctgaagtatTCCTCCTTCTGGGGGTCagtgaaccctctgacctctgttgcCATGCCGACACACTCGgcagggatctgattggctgctgcaggtcgtgtggttatccagaggagagcagagggaagcagtttcctcctgatgaggtttgtcaccagaacatccactgagctggactttgtaacatcagtcaggatcGGATTGTTCTTGAAATTCAGAGTAAATCGActttcatccagaccatcaaagatgaacagaacctggaacgtttcaaagctgctgatttctttggttttagaaaataatttatgaatcagTCCTAATAAgctgaacttttcttctttcaacatattcagctctctgaaagtgaatggaaatatgaaatcaatgttctggttggttttgccttcagcccagtccagagtgaacttctgtgttaacagtgttttcccaatgccagccactcccatggtcatcactgttctgattggttcatctcttccaggtgggactttaaagatgtcttctcttctgattgtttcttgtttcctggatgctgtttcaatgtgtctgacctcatgttcctgGTTGACCTCTCTAGTTAACCCCTCTGTGATGtggagctctgtgtagatctggttcagaacGGTTTGATTTCCAGGTTCAGCGACGCCTTCAGAGAGActctggaacttcttcttcagagacGCTTTATGGTCACTCTGACACCGAAtatcaaaatctgaagaaagagacaaagacaggaGAGGAGACACTTCAGCTGGACataaggaaaacaataattttttgataTTCTCAGAGACAATTTGTGCATCAGCTTTAATggatgagaaaaaagtaaatcaataaataaaaagcccaaattttataaaaactctgCATGGCAAGAAGAACGAAAGTCACGACTGTAACTACGGTTCGATGAATCCCAGATGACCACCAGAGGCGGTGCTTAAAGCACTGAATGATCTCTCTTGCACAGGTCGAGAATCTTATACCAACATGGTCACATGTGACCCCCGGTGACACCAGTAAGTCTATATAGTCACGTGACAATGACAGCTCAGTCCCTTAATCTTCTCGTGAAACACGATGATTCTGAGGGACCGAGCGCTCTGGCGGTCATCTGGGATTCATAGAACCGTAGTTACAGTCTAAACTTTTGTTCTATTTCATCCCTACTGACCGCCAGAGGCGGTGCTTAAAGCACTGGATGACGATTACCGACAGAGTCCTGagaaatcacacacagaaaagaaacaacccCGAAAACATGCCCACCTCACTGGGATGATGATGAGCGCTGGGATAGGATCCCAGGTGAAAGGTGGCCCAGTTAACCCTGTAAAACCCAGCAAAGGTATTTGGGGATGACCAAGAGGCTGCTGCACATATAGCCTCCAGAGTGACCCCAGACACCCAGCATCTCACGCTCACAGGACTCGGTCAGGTCGAGCTGAAATCGCCACTCTTGACCCGTAAACCGACGAGCGAATAGGCCAGGAAACACGGCTGCACAATGTAACAAAAGCAAACCTGAAGCAGCTAcgataataaataaagacaagccAGATATGGAGGCACAATATAAGAAAAAGCAATCCCAAAAACGGAAATTAATTGAAACCTTCAATTCATCCATGTGCTGAAGATGTTTGACCATCAATCTGCAGGCTCTCTGTTCTTCTTCATCACAGCATCTATTTTGTTGCAGTCCTTGTCTGCTCTGGTTTGGTTCTTCTCAAGTTTACCTTCTATCTCTGAATGTTTAAAGACGCGATCTGATAGAAGGTCATCAAGGAGCTGTTAACTCTCAATATTATTGGTGaatattgtgatgaaaatattgactgattaacaaacattttcatcactttttttctcctttctttatcATCACCAGCACATAAGTTCCAGTTACACCAGCTGAAATAATTAATCACTAAAAGACTTTTAAACCTTAAATTTCCAAATCTCAACTAAAGACGTGGATCTGGTCCAACAGAGACGACAGGAGGCTCTGATTGGAGGAGTTCAGTCTCACCTGGAGaacagctgctctgattggctgtcggCCGTTCAGCTCCTGTTCTGGGTCTTTCTTCACACTCACAGCTCCTgtaaagacatttcttcatcagtgaaatatttcactatcaACAGGCTGGAGCTGAACATGTTCATGAAGGTCCAGCACAAACTAGAGaccagaactgggtcagaacagaacctgAGATCATTGATGATCTCTGGTGTGAAGTTCTTCATTGAATCATATCTGGTATCATGACTGATACCAGTGTTCCCAGTCTGGAAGCTCCAGTGCTTCACTGGGTTTAGAGACAATCTGAGTCGTTGCTCCTCAcattgttggttgtttttgttttcatgcaacattttcatcattgaTTCATTCAGACCTTCATTCAAACTCTACTGATTTACTGACCAACATCCTTCATGACTAACTTTAAATTAAGAAGTAAGAAAATTAAGTTactgtttattaaaacactgaAGATCAACCAGttaatatcttttattttatatctctATAGATTCACATGAATCAGTTAGAAAATGGTTTCTTACTTTCTGTCTGATGGTTCAGGTTCATTACTGAAGTCTGGAGGACGACCTATGGACTGGTCACTCCTCATAGATGGACTGATGGgtcctggaggttctgctctgtCCTGATCTTCCATCTTCTGGCCTTTTGgagagagaaaccagaaccagtcagtcCAGTGATCCAGTTCTGGATAAAAAGCTCTAATCTGCCAAAGAAATGACTCAATACATCGTtaatgttcacatttaaaatgacttttctcAGTCAGAGACTGGACTGGATTCTTTAAAGAACAATTACAGACTGGAAATTGTTGGGCCAATCTGATTTGGAGTGATAGGTTGGGATGTATTAATAACCACAGAccagagaaaacatttagacTGCTGGTTTATTATTTGGTaaagaataaagcaaaataaacacaaagttcagcaacataaaaaacataaaaccatttgattgttttcttttagttttatcaGCTATAAATCcctcatatttattttattttacttacagttgtgtattaaaagaaaactattttctcaacttaagtattttttctattaaagtTAAAGTTGCTGCTGTTGATTCATTGGGATGTAAAGTTTTATCTTTCAAATCTATTTCAGCTCTcagtgtttgaaaaatattaacaccataaaaaagcaacaaaaaaccaCTTTCtctaaacaagtttaaaaatatagaaaatctATAtggaaattgaaaaatattcaagaaatacggactttaaacaagcttctatatcttccTGAGACAATATCTGtatattttcatcttatttcagGTTTACTGAGATGTTTGCAgtcaaaattacacaaaaatagacattaatttaataaacaacTGCATAGACCCATGTATCAAATTGTCCTCTTTGATGGCCTCTGAGGCCACTGctgttttatcacaaaattaTGGCCAAATCAAACTAGTTCTGATGGAAACAACGTCCAGCAGAGGGAACAGCTCCTGTTAGTTTAGGTTTTATTGAGGTCTGAGTTGTGGTTCACCATCTAACTTCTCAGTCATGGAGTCAAACTCAGGAAACAGTTTGGATTTTACAGAGCTGAAGTTGGCTTCAGATTGAGCTTCCAATTCAGGAAATGGTAAAGGGCCTTTACCCATTAGGGCCACCTACtggttgaacattttcattctgcttgagtttaaaagctgaaatacttGCACTCTTAAAATATGGGCTACATTATTCTACACTAATAgcagaaaactttaaactatAGATTGTGATTAGTGAAAATTTGGCTGTAAATCCAGGTGAGCTGAACTTTGTGACAGAGTTTAAATCACTTTCTGCCTAGTGAAATCCACCATGACCTCCCTTTTCATAGAGAGACATGGTGACCGTGGTCCAGATACATTAAAAGGGTTGAAATCAAACCtgtattgaagtttcacaaatcaaagcTTTAATGCAGCTTCAtttagggaaagaaaaaaaactacaaacttggTTTTAGATATTCTGGCCTGAATAATCTACACCATGATTGAAGTCtagatattttagtttttgaagtAGATCACGTTAAAATTACGTGGAATTGTCCTTTAGTCATTTCCCAAATTAGAAACTCCAATTTTCCAGCAGAACCTTAAAGGCCTGGTGTAATAACCAataaaagtagaacaaaaatcattttcagcaaGGTCAGATTAACCATATTGGCAGCTGGGCAATTTGCTGACCTATAACTTTTGCCACctctcttttattgttttattatacactttatttctgttatgcTAAACGTAACATTAACATCAACCAAAACCCGATTGCTGCTCTCCTTAGCCATCCTCTCTGCTATTTCATTCCCCTTAACCTCATAATGtgctgaaacacaaataaaattatctgtAAAAATCATCAAATTGATTCtatgaagtgtttgttttatttagagctGATGACATGTTATGCTGCAACATGACCCTTCAGAGTAAGAGTCTTCacttataattttaaagatgaacaaaataaaaagtcaaatttgtacatttatctTGTGGCCATTTTTTGAACAGGCTCAAATTAAATGAAGACTTTATTAAGCCCAGTTACCTGGACATAAGTTCCAGTAACACCAGCtggaaaaacacagattcaGTTGAAACAACTGACcacaaaaagacttttaaacctTAAATTTCCAAATCTCAACTAAAGACGTGGATCTGGTTCCACAGAGACGATAGAAGGAAGCTCTGATTGGAGGAGTTCAGTCTCACCTGGAgcacagctgctctgattggctgtcatcAGTCCAGATCCTGTTCTGGGTCGTTTCCCACACTGGGGGCAGCTGGTACAGACTGGATCCATCAGAACATTCTGACCCAAAGCACAGCAGGATGGATGCTCCTCCCGTCTTCTCCtgtgaagacatttcttcatcacTGAAATAGTTCACTAGCAACAGGCTGGAGCTGAAGATGTTCATGAAGGTCCACAAAAAACAAGGGACCAGAAACTGGGTCAGAACAGAACCTCAGAACATTGATGATTTCTGGTTTTAAGTACTTCATTGAATTATATTTGGTATCATGACTGATGCCAGTGTTCCCAGTCTGGAAGATGCTGGGTTTCACTGCTTCAGTGGGTTTACAGACAATCTGAATTGTTGCTCTTCACAAgcttggttgtttttgtttccatgcaacattttaatccatattAATTCATTCAGACTTTCATTCAAACTCTACTGATTTACTGACCAACATCCTTCATGTCCAACTTTAAATTAAGAAGTAAGAAAATTAAGTTACTGTTTATTGAAACACTGAAGATCAACCAGttaatatcttttattttatatctctATAGATTCACATGAATCAGTTAGAAAATGGTTTCTTACTTTCTGTCTGATGGTTCAGGTTCATTACTGAAGTCTGGATTGTTTCCTTTGGACCAATCACTCCTCATAGATGGACTGATGGgtcctggaggttctgctctgtCCTGATCTTTCATCTTCTGGATGTTTGgagagagaaaccagaaccagtcagtcCAGTGATCCGGTTCCACTAACTGTcctgtgaagcagaaagctgGTTCCCATCATGTGTTCAGAGGATCAGAGTGAATCatttgaatgaatgagtgaacaTTTCCTATGAACTAGTGAACTTATTTAGCTCCCAGTGGACTTGAACGCATCATGACTCTATTGTAGCTCTGTATGGAGGGAGTCAGTGAGCAGAAGGTTCTGAgggagcagcagctcaggtcGGGTCCACAGCTCTCCTCCagacagaaccgggtccagcTGGGATCTCAGCAACATGTCAGCCTCTGTGTGCAGCTCAGCAGGATTTCCTCTCAGCTCAAGAGACACAAAGCAGCTTTCAGGGACCACAGCATCCAGCTGAGGTACCAGCTGGACCCACTGCAAGGAATCATGGGTAAACAGCTGCTTCAATAGGGGGATGAAGCCCCCAAACACTCAGCGAGGCCTGAAACATATTTAGTCTATTGATCTGAttgaacttcaaaataaagagacacattAATGCAACTCTTTTAGTTAGAAACTAGTTTGTTACAACTgatctaaaatgtttgtgaaattatttattttattattattgctccatttaaaagttttgttatttttagggttgaaccgactgcagttttctggctgatcgaTTCCGATTTTGCAGATACTGATTGCTAAACACAGCAACCTTTCAGGTAAGAGTCAGTCTGGATCTGGATGCATTTTTCCAGCAGAGCTTTGAGAGACAAAGAGTTTCTTCCTGCTGAAAGGAGCAACAAgaggaaaacctggaaaaagatcaaactcagtgaggaggaagagaggaaatctGTGGACGGCTTAAAGCCGGTTCTGATCCACAGACAAGAGAAACATCAGTTTCTGCTGAACCCCAGACTGATGAGGGACGGAGTGAtgtgattcacttcctgctgatttcaacaagcagagaaactagtttacaatgttttagttctgctttttaggttaaaacaccAGAGAGAGTCGCTGCAGCAAGAACTGATGGactgtaaaagttacattaagTTCTCAGGTTATTtagattaaatctgaaaagttcattATTGCTCCACACAAACAGATCATCTTTAGATGCTGCTGTCATGGTAGATCATAGCTGATCATTCACCAGGTTAACTGCGCAGTAACTGAGCTGTGTGTTTATAGTGTgttcaatatttctctttttgttccttATAGTCGCATAATGTAACCTCACTTAGCATCACTTTATAAGCAGCAACGTCTcacaataaagtttttcatttgatcTAATTCCTTTCTAGATCAGGCCTTCAATAAagtaaacagagcgctgctgcgGGGACCAGGCCCTATGAGAGCCGAGCGACCCAGGCCGAGGTGACTGAGGCCCCGGGAAGCCTCGGTGGGTTCATCGGTTAGAAAGGCTCCAGAGAGCCGAGAGACACGGAGGGACCCGGAGCGGCAACACTTACCTCTAGTAACAAGTCAGCAAGTTATTTCCATCCTGCAGCTCAAAATGGAGGCTGATCTGAAGGAGACCAGAGTTGGGTTCAATTTCTATTTCCACAGGAAGTCACGTAacttgtgttttcctctcatctGTGTCCACTAGAGGGCAAAACCCGCCCTGCTCTGATAATAATAGTTCAGTTCGCGGctctgcagctaaaacatcaacatcattctgactgtttccaggataatttaacttttcataaatattttcctacCTTCAGACCGGAAGCTCAGCATATTAGCGTCTAAACCAGAGTTGTAGAGCTTTGATTCAGCTCTGCTGGAGCTGAAGCTCCAGTTTAGGAGCCACAGCTCATCAGGAaacattaatatgtattttatttaggatATATAGATGAGTTATCTGCATGTAAATAACACATCTATATATTAAATCAGCTGTCAGTCCTTTAGACAGACCATAATAATATTAGTATTTATAATGAGAAAGATATAAACGTGATCAACTTAACAGAAGTcagaaaccagctgcagctctacaAACTCACCTCTATATTCAGAGCGGAGAATttccgccctctggtggccataGTGGGAACTACAGTCCTGATAATGCtgcattgtttacatttaatatccACTTAATGTGgagtttagagaaaaactaacagTCTTCCTGAGTCATATTGACAATTTACCGACTCACATATTatcctttcattttttattaactgtttggagttatatatgtaataaaaacagtttaaaatcataaaatgcagctgctgtgttAAACTCTTACAGGAAGATTTTTCTGGTCAGACTGAATAAAATCCTGCAGTGACTCTTATTTAACGACAGTAATGTAAGCTGACTTgatctgaattaaaataaagataaacatcTGGTTGAACAATTTCCATTGATGatgtaaataatgaataaatccaGAAAGACGGCAGGGTGACCGATGGAGAATGTGCTGATATGTGATGAAAATCGACTGTTTCATCTCATGTAGATCTGAACATATAAACTCATATCCAAGCATCATCATAGGTGGAGTCGTTGGTCTCGTCCGTATTAGCGCTGAATTTTCCTGCTGCCCTGAACACATCTTCAGTAAAACCAGCCTCACTGAGGCCAATAGACCAGCGCTACGTTGCAGGAAAACTCTGAAGCTTCTTGGCTGGTTTTGGCCTCTAAACTGAGACGCTCTCATATGAAgtgaaatgttgcacatttaaGGTGCTGGAGATGACCTTTAACCCCTCGCTGTCCCAGGTTTGAGGTAGTGTCGAGGTGAAGAGCCAGACTCCTGATCTGCTGTGAGTGACGTGACGCTCGGTGGAAGTCCTGCATCCTGTTCCATCTTCATGTTGGAGACGTGAGGCTTTGCTTCTCCTGTCTGGGATTTGATGGGAAACGAGTCACAAGATTCAGATGATTTCACAGTCGTCACTTTGACGATGCAAACTCTGGTTCCTCTCAGTGTTTGGTCTGTCAGAACGCTGCTCAGGTTCCTCCTCCaggttttcctgcttttctttaaagttgttcGACTTTAAATCCACACAAATAAACCAAAGAAAGTCGGTTATTATCTCATCTTCTAATGCAAATTTTCATCCGTCAAcaaaagctggaaaacaaaactgttctccTGGAACAACAGCTGTTCAAACTGATCCATCACATCTGTGAGCAACATGGAGTTTATCTCTGTTTCATTTCAACTTTGACCTTTTGTTCCTTCTTGTTGCATCAGAAACTTCCCGTCCTTAAAGTGAATCAGACGGTTTGAGTGAAACCAGGTTTCAGGTGGACTGAAGTCGTCTTCACTGTGAACTTCAtcaactttctgcttcacaacAAAACCTTTCAAAGCCAAACACACATCCAAGCAGCTGAGTCACAAATGATCCAAGTTCaaatcttgtgtttcttttctctggagGATCTGCTCAGGACGTCTGGATCTGTTCTGAAGTGGATTTAATGCTACAGATCCGGAGGAAGTTTTAGTGTTTGGCTCTGAATCTATAGAGCTGCTATCATGTCTCATTTTAGCTCAGGttttttcaccacaacagaataaaatcacattttgtccCATTAACATgctctttaaagctttttaaatgaaattaatgcTTCATATTTCTGCTGAATTCAACTCTTGTAACTTGAACTCAGAGTATTTTCCTCTCTTCTGTTCCTGCAGATCATCAAACAGATCAGAtgaaaaatcaaactgaaaatcttCAACATCCTGATCGACGTCTGGAAACTATTTGAAATAGAAACGTAAAATGTTCTGAGGTCGGTGACCGCCTCGTCGTCGGCCTGTTGCTACACCTGCACGTGAAACCAGCAGAAACGCTGTCACCATGGAAACGCTACGGGGACACCTCGGGTCCAAACATGgaggaggcagcatcatgctgaggggaaGCTGGTCCCAGTTGATGTGAGTCATTTTGATGCTTTTCAAGGTcatagtgaaagtaaaaagcttcaacatataaaacattattttaagataaatatagccttctcaaaaataaaaacactttttactctGAAGAATTTTAAAGAACTAATAAAATTAGAATTAGTTTAttataatgaaactattttggataaaaaccaaattaaaaactaaaacttttcataataatgacaaaaaagaatctgaatttgtaataaaaacaaaataaaagccaataaaaagaaaaaagtgttttaaagccATAAAgtagaaagataaataaagcgTACTTCTTGAGGAGGAGTCGGTCCAGCGCTCCGTCTGAGGTCGTCTCCATGGTGACCTTCAGCGTCTCCTTGACCTCTTTGAGCCGAGGGTCTCCGGTCCGATGCCCCGTGGATTTCAGGGGCGTCGGACTGCCACCGCCGGGCCCCCGAGGGCCGCTGGTGTCtgggtgctgcagcagcagcca
The genomic region above belongs to Xiphophorus maculatus strain JP 163 A chromosome 24, X_maculatus-5.0-male, whole genome shotgun sequence and contains:
- the LOC111607583 gene encoding NLR family CARD domain-containing protein 3-like isoform X2, with protein sequence MKDQDRAEPPGPISPSMRSDWSKGNNPDFSNEPEPSDRKRRREEHPSCCALGQNVLMDPVCTSCPQCGKRPRTGSGLMTANQSSCAPGQKMEDQDRAEPPGPISPSMRSDQSIGRPPDFSNEPEPSDRKSCECEERPRTGAERPTANQSSCSPDFDIRCQSDHKASLKKKFQSLSEGVAEPGNQTVLNQIYTELHITEGLTREVNQEHEVRHIETASRKQETIRREDIFKVPPGRDEPIRTVMTMGVAGIGKTLLTQKFTLDWAEGKTNQNIDFIFPFTFRELNMLKEEKFSLLGLIHKLFSKTKEISSFETFQVLFIFDGLDESRFTLNFKNNPILTDVTKSSSVDVLVTNLIRRKLLPSALLWITTRPAAANQIPAECVGMATEVRGFTDPQKEEYFRKRFRDDEEKASRIISHIQKSKSLHIMCHIPVFCWITAKVLEDVMMTREGGKLPKTLTEMYIAFLEVNFAIKKEKYDGGKKTRSIWSPENKKLIESLGKLAFEQLLEGNLIFYDEELKKCGINIKDAALFSGVFTEMFKRERGTCDISVYSFVHLSIQEFLAAVYMLHCFTSRKSEVIKTFLGEKYRETSLDEFMKKVMEKSLSSKNGHLDLFVRFLHGLTVESNQRLLEDLLGQTENSPETIQRIITNLKEMNTDRISPDRRITNLKKMNTDRISPDRRITNLKKMNTERISTDRSINIFYCLVEMNDVSFYQEIQRLLDSGKQLSVTDCSALAFMLQMSEVLDELDLEKYNTSDDGRRRLVPAVRNCRKARLGDCSLENYECEVLASALKSNPDLTELDINQIIINGGGDSDLKPLVEILESSVSKVKNLRLWDCSLSETSWTSLFSALKSKPTHLTKLDLYRTNLEDSGVKELCGFLQTEGCRLKTLILNYCSLSKISCDYLASTLKSNPTRLTYLDLGGNNLKDSDVQQLKNLVKTLKF